A genome region from Flavobacterium sp. includes the following:
- a CDS encoding DUF5686 family protein, with translation MKLFCFLTLFFTLTLQAQIQINGIVTDSNNKPLPFATITTSENNNTITDVDGKFIFKISSSATSLTVSYIGFQSKTIALINSKTFYSISLLQQTDDLKEVVVSNENPALTIIKKVIANKSTNDPQKKLNNFEYKTYNKLIVTANPDSIDGRIDTTAAYKDLNKRIINIDSSDYKFKEIVSKQHLFQTEKVSQYQFGNNKLKETVLGTKIAGFKQPIYEVLAFNLQSISIYDPKYELFETKYENPISKNAPSSYNYKLLDTVSIRGRDTYMIYFKNKSKHRASGLEGVLYIDKENYAIAKAVMRIKGVLDISGIHEFEYIPKEKIWFQSNTTFKIVKGKNDDDIRILGGTIQFDGDVEENLERRKKVASDFTYLLSESNSFDIRVNTDTPIKNPSLYIEIKDDAAKKPESFWEAYRKENLDLKSQKTYLLLDSLSVRNRIEKRLGIGRKIINGFYPIGPVDLDLKKIISYNNYEGFRLGVGGITNDRLSKFFRVEGYGAYGTKDGVFKYSVGGGVLLDKHTNTWFNGYYTDDVREIASTVFSVDKRVFKIYDPRPINISTFYKYIGWRANVQTKFIPKTEAVLELSRNYIEPKFDYLFNLNGKLYSSYVMTTAMLSIVWAPFSNYMQTPTGRNESDKRFPRFTFQYTQSLPNVFDNDFTFSKIDFKAEYEKQYLNRQKTSLLLQGGLAMGDVPITHLYNTAPNNLTKETVVQRITFAGRNAFETMFFNEFFSSQYLMFQIKHGFDRLTLFKKVRPSLVLVTRMAWGSMENPEQHVGPAYKTLDKGYFESGIELNKIFKGFGLGGFYRYGPNQLMRFEDNIAVKISYVLDLGL, from the coding sequence ATGAAGCTATTTTGTTTTTTGACTTTGTTTTTTACGCTTACTCTTCAGGCGCAAATTCAAATAAACGGAATCGTAACCGATTCAAACAACAAACCTCTTCCGTTTGCCACCATTACCACCTCAGAAAACAATAACACAATTACAGATGTTGACGGAAAATTTATTTTTAAAATCAGTTCTTCTGCGACATCACTTACAGTTTCTTATATAGGTTTTCAGTCGAAAACTATTGCTTTAATCAACAGCAAAACCTTTTATTCGATTTCACTTTTACAGCAGACCGATGATTTAAAAGAAGTAGTTGTTTCTAATGAAAACCCCGCCTTAACGATTATTAAAAAAGTTATTGCTAATAAATCGACAAACGATCCGCAGAAAAAGCTCAATAATTTTGAATATAAAACCTATAACAAACTTATCGTAACCGCCAATCCGGATTCAATTGACGGCCGTATTGACACAACAGCCGCTTATAAAGATTTAAACAAAAGAATCATAAACATTGATTCTTCTGATTATAAGTTTAAAGAAATTGTAAGCAAACAGCATTTATTTCAAACTGAGAAAGTTTCTCAATATCAGTTTGGAAATAACAAGCTAAAAGAAACGGTTTTAGGCACAAAAATCGCTGGCTTTAAACAGCCGATTTATGAAGTTCTGGCCTTCAACCTCCAATCTATTTCGATTTACGATCCTAAATACGAATTATTTGAAACCAAGTACGAAAATCCGATTTCTAAAAATGCTCCTTCAAGTTATAATTATAAATTATTAGACACCGTTAGCATAAGAGGCCGTGACACATACATGATTTATTTTAAAAACAAATCAAAACACAGAGCTTCTGGACTGGAAGGGGTTTTGTATATTGATAAAGAAAATTACGCTATCGCGAAAGCAGTAATGCGAATTAAAGGCGTTTTGGACATTAGCGGCATTCATGAATTTGAATATATTCCGAAAGAAAAAATCTGGTTTCAGAGCAACACTACTTTTAAAATCGTAAAAGGAAAAAATGACGACGATATTCGTATTCTTGGCGGTACGATTCAATTTGACGGAGATGTTGAAGAGAATTTAGAACGAAGAAAAAAAGTAGCTTCAGATTTCACCTATCTGCTTTCTGAAAGCAATAGTTTTGATATTCGAGTAAATACAGACACTCCAATAAAAAACCCTTCGCTTTATATCGAAATTAAAGACGATGCGGCCAAAAAACCTGAAAGTTTCTGGGAAGCATACCGCAAAGAAAATCTCGATTTAAAAAGCCAAAAAACCTATTTATTGCTCGACAGCCTTTCTGTTCGAAATAGAATTGAAAAACGTTTAGGAATTGGCCGAAAAATCATTAATGGTTTTTATCCGATTGGCCCTGTCGATTTGGATCTGAAAAAAATCATCAGTTATAATAATTATGAAGGTTTTCGTCTTGGTGTAGGCGGTATTACAAATGATCGTTTATCTAAATTTTTCCGTGTTGAAGGCTACGGCGCTTACGGAACAAAAGATGGTGTTTTTAAATATAGCGTCGGCGGAGGCGTTTTATTAGACAAACACACCAATACTTGGTTTAACGGTTATTATACTGACGATGTGCGAGAAATTGCAAGTACTGTTTTTTCTGTTGACAAACGTGTTTTTAAAATTTACGATCCGCGTCCGATAAATATTAGCACTTTTTATAAATATATAGGATGGCGTGCTAATGTTCAAACCAAATTTATTCCGAAAACCGAGGCTGTTCTAGAACTTTCAAGAAATTATATTGAACCAAAATTTGATTATCTTTTTAATCTAAATGGAAAACTGTACTCTAGCTATGTCATGACCACAGCAATGCTTTCTATTGTTTGGGCGCCATTTAGCAATTACATGCAGACACCGACTGGAAGAAATGAAAGTGATAAAAGATTTCCGAGGTTTACTTTTCAGTACACACAATCTCTGCCAAATGTGTTTGATAATGATTTTACGTTTAGCAAAATAGATTTTAAAGCCGAATACGAAAAACAATACTTAAACCGTCAGAAAACAAGTTTGCTTTTGCAGGGAGGATTGGCAATGGGAGATGTTCCGATTACGCATTTGTACAATACGGCGCCAAACAACTTAACTAAAGAAACTGTCGTTCAGCGTATCACATTTGCAGGTAGAAATGCTTTTGAAACGATGTTTTTTAATGAGTTTTTCTCTAGTCAATATTTGATGTTTCAAATTAAACATGGTTTTGATCGTCTTACGCTTTTCAAAAAAGTAAGACCATCACTGGTCTTGGTTACGAGAATGGCTTGGGGAAGCATGGAAAATCCAGAACAGCATGTTGGTCCAGCTTATAAAACACTTGATAAAGGTTATTTTGAATCGGGAATAGAATTGAACAAAATTTTTAAAGGTTTTGGTTTAGGCGGATTCTATAGATATGGACCAAATCAGTTAATGAGATTTGAAGATAATATTGCAGTTAAGATCTCTTATGTTCTTGATTTGGGGCTTTAG
- the truB gene encoding tRNA pseudouridine(55) synthase TruB produces MTPEEYLEGQVLLIDKPLKWSSFQAVNKLKYLLINKVGLPKKFKIGHAGTLDPLATGLLLICTGKFTKKISELQGQAKEYTGTFYIGATTPSYDLETEIDQTFPTGHIDEALIHETVKQFLGEIDQKPPIFSAIKKDGVRLYEHARAGESIEIESRKTTIHEFEITRIALPEVDFRVVCSKGTYIRSLAFDFGKAMNSGSHLTVLRRTKIGDYDVKNAIDITLFEEELLKK; encoded by the coding sequence ATGACACCCGAAGAATATTTAGAAGGGCAGGTTTTATTGATTGACAAACCTTTAAAATGGAGTTCGTTTCAAGCTGTCAACAAATTAAAATACCTTTTAATTAATAAAGTCGGACTTCCTAAAAAGTTCAAAATTGGCCACGCAGGAACTTTAGATCCTTTGGCAACAGGTCTTTTATTGATCTGCACTGGAAAATTCACTAAAAAGATTTCTGAACTTCAAGGTCAGGCAAAAGAATATACGGGAACGTTTTATATCGGCGCTACTACTCCATCGTATGATTTGGAAACTGAAATCGATCAGACTTTTCCAACTGGGCATATTGATGAAGCTTTAATTCATGAAACGGTAAAGCAATTTTTAGGCGAAATTGATCAGAAACCGCCCATTTTTTCTGCAATTAAAAAAGACGGAGTCCGTTTGTACGAACATGCGCGTGCAGGAGAATCTATAGAAATTGAAAGCCGAAAAACTACTATTCACGAATTTGAAATTACAAGAATTGCATTACCAGAAGTCGATTTTAGAGTAGTTTGCTCTAAAGGAACTTATATTCGTTCTCTTGCTTTTGATTTTGGAAAAGCCATGAATTCTGGTTCACATTTAACTGTTTTACGCCGAACTAAAATTGGCGATTACGATGTGAAAAATGCGATTGATATTACTTTATTTGAAGAAGAACTCCTGAAAAAATAA
- a CDS encoding multidrug efflux SMR transporter: MNWILLIIAGLFEVGFASCLGKAKETTGIVSTYWMVGFFVCLSISMILLYKATQTLPIGTAYAVWTGIGAVGTVLVGIFIFKEPAAFWRIFFLTTLIASIIGLKFVSSH, from the coding sequence ATGAATTGGATTTTATTGATTATTGCAGGACTTTTTGAAGTTGGATTTGCGTCATGTCTTGGAAAAGCAAAAGAAACGACCGGAATTGTATCGACTTACTGGATGGTTGGTTTTTTTGTATGCCTCTCAATCAGTATGATTTTATTGTATAAAGCAACGCAGACTTTACCAATTGGAACGGCTTATGCGGTATGGACAGGAATTGGTGCAGTAGGAACTGTTTTAGTTGGAATTTTTATTTTTAAAGAACCAGCAGCTTTTTGGAGAATATTTTTCCTTACCACTTTGATTGCATCAATTATTGGTTTGAAATTCGTTTCAAGTCATTAA
- a CDS encoding MMPL family transporter — translation MKNAIQVGFWEKLARIILKNRITILIILSALTIFLGYQWKNLAMTYTEANLLPKNHTANKDYQKFLDKFGEEGNLVVIGFKDPKFFTPKNYAAWNELMTGLKKSKEVDLVVSLNDLKKLEKDTVNEKFVLAPFIDQSKVLDPAYLKSVQYDLFHNLPFYEGLLFNKESGSVRSAIYINKKLVNTAERKTFILENLVPKIDKFEKTTGIDLKVSGMPYIRTINAADMKGEIGLFIGAALLTVSLIFFFFFRSFRATFISICILIVGVIWSFGTLGLFGYKITILTAIIPPLIIVIGITNCIFLINKYQQEIKLHNNQAKALQRVISKIGVSTLMTNLTTAIGFATFMITGNDLLFEFGLVTSINVISVYLLTLFIVPIIYSFMPLPKEKHLYHLTKTYISTLLNVVEDIVKTKRKFVYIVYGLLLVFSVIGVAQMKVSGSLIGEMPKSASFFKDILFYEKEFNGVMPLEIMIDTKKKKGVMKASTIRKMDELQNTIAEIPELAKPVSIVNLVKYSKQAFYNGNPEYYQLPTSQEQTFILSYAKNATKNSKENLMKAYVDSTGQYARITTFMKDIGTDEMAKVEKKLNAKIAEIFPKDRFEVTVTGKALVFQKGTSYLVDNLIESLIFAILTIAVLILYLFRSFKMVMASVITNVLPLCITSGLMGYFGIPLKPSTILVFSIAFGISVDNAIQFMAKYRHDLLQSGGKVKKSVFSALRETGISTFYTSVVLILGFATFTLSSFSGTIALGGLISCTLAFAMFANLVVLPSLVLTFEKKKTKKEELENLEK, via the coding sequence ATGAAAAACGCTATTCAAGTTGGATTTTGGGAGAAGTTGGCCCGAATTATACTTAAAAACAGAATAACAATTCTGATTATTCTTTCTGCTTTGACTATTTTCCTTGGTTACCAATGGAAAAACCTTGCTATGACTTATACTGAAGCAAACCTGCTTCCGAAAAATCATACTGCAAACAAAGACTATCAAAAATTTTTAGACAAATTTGGTGAAGAAGGAAATCTTGTGGTTATTGGTTTTAAAGATCCAAAATTCTTTACACCAAAAAATTACGCGGCTTGGAACGAGTTAATGACCGGTTTAAAAAAATCGAAAGAAGTTGATTTGGTTGTTTCTCTAAACGATTTGAAAAAACTTGAAAAAGATACTGTCAACGAAAAATTTGTTTTAGCACCTTTTATAGATCAAAGCAAAGTTTTAGACCCTGCTTATTTAAAAAGTGTACAATATGATTTGTTTCATAATTTACCTTTTTATGAAGGTCTTTTATTTAATAAAGAAAGCGGAAGTGTTCGTTCTGCCATTTATATCAATAAAAAACTGGTAAATACAGCCGAAAGAAAAACATTTATTCTTGAAAATCTGGTTCCGAAAATCGACAAATTCGAAAAAACAACCGGAATCGATCTTAAAGTTTCGGGAATGCCATACATCAGAACAATTAATGCGGCAGACATGAAAGGCGAAATTGGTCTTTTTATTGGTGCAGCTTTATTGACTGTTTCGTTGATTTTCTTTTTCTTTTTCCGTTCGTTCAGAGCAACTTTTATTTCAATCTGCATTTTGATTGTCGGCGTAATCTGGTCGTTTGGAACACTTGGATTATTTGGTTATAAAATCACAATTTTAACAGCCATTATTCCACCGCTGATTATCGTTATCGGAATTACAAACTGTATTTTCCTTATTAATAAATACCAGCAGGAAATTAAATTACATAACAATCAGGCAAAAGCGTTGCAGCGTGTTATTTCAAAAATTGGAGTTTCTACTTTAATGACAAATTTAACTACAGCAATTGGTTTTGCTACGTTTATGATTACCGGAAACGATTTGCTTTTTGAATTTGGTCTGGTAACTTCTATCAACGTGATTTCTGTTTATTTATTGACACTTTTTATCGTGCCGATTATTTACAGTTTTATGCCGCTGCCAAAAGAAAAACACTTATACCATTTAACGAAAACTTATATTTCGACTTTATTAAATGTTGTTGAAGATATAGTTAAAACGAAACGTAAATTCGTTTATATCGTTTACGGTTTACTTTTAGTTTTCAGTGTTATTGGGGTTGCACAAATGAAAGTTTCCGGAAGTTTAATTGGTGAAATGCCAAAAAGTGCTTCTTTCTTTAAAGACATTTTATTTTACGAAAAAGAATTTAACGGAGTTATGCCGCTTGAAATTATGATTGACACCAAAAAGAAAAAAGGTGTCATGAAAGCTTCGACAATTCGTAAAATGGACGAACTGCAAAATACGATTGCAGAAATTCCGGAATTGGCAAAACCGGTTTCGATCGTGAATTTGGTTAAATATTCTAAACAGGCTTTCTACAACGGAAATCCTGAATATTACCAATTGCCAACTTCGCAGGAGCAGACTTTTATTTTGAGTTATGCTAAAAATGCGACTAAAAACAGTAAAGAAAATTTAATGAAAGCATATGTGGATTCAACTGGACAATATGCAAGAATCACAACTTTCATGAAAGATATCGGAACGGATGAAATGGCGAAAGTGGAGAAAAAATTAAATGCAAAAATTGCTGAGATTTTCCCGAAAGATCGTTTTGAAGTTACCGTTACCGGAAAAGCTTTGGTTTTTCAAAAAGGAACTTCATACTTGGTTGACAACTTAATTGAGTCATTGATTTTCGCAATTTTAACAATTGCCGTTCTGATTTTGTATTTATTCCGTTCTTTCAAAATGGTAATGGCATCGGTAATTACAAATGTTTTACCACTTTGTATTACTTCCGGATTAATGGGTTATTTTGGAATTCCGTTAAAACCTTCGACGATTTTAGTATTTAGTATCGCGTTCGGAATCTCGGTTGATAATGCGATTCAGTTTATGGCGAAGTATCGACATGATTTGCTTCAAAGCGGCGGAAAAGTGAAGAAATCTGTTTTCAGTGCTTTAAGAGAAACCGGAATCAGTACTTTTTACACTTCGGTAGTTTTGATTTTAGGTTTTGCGACTTTCACGTTATCAAGCTTTAGCGGAACCATTGCACTTGGAGGTCTAATTTCTTGTACTTTGGCTTTTGCAATGTTTGCGAACTTGGTTGTATTGCCTTCGCTGGTTTTAACTTTTGAGAAGAAGAAGACTAAGAAAGAGGAATTGGAGAATTTGGAGAAATAA
- a CDS encoding undecaprenyl-diphosphate phosphatase, whose translation MNTLQAIVLAIIEGITEFLPVSSTGHMIIASSFFGIAHDDFTKLFTIVIQLGAILSVAILYFKRFFQTFDFYFKLLVAFIPAVVLGLLLSDFIDGLLENPVTVAISLLIGGLILLKVDEWFNKPNDPEVSTEITYAKALKIGLFQCLAMIPGVSRSGASIVGGMAQKLTRTSAAEFSFFLAVPTMLGATAKKCYDYYKAGFELSHDQVNMLVIGNIVAFIVALLAIKTFIGFLTKNGFKVFGYYRIIAGIILLLIHFFIHPLTII comes from the coding sequence ATGAACACATTACAAGCTATTGTTCTTGCCATTATTGAAGGAATTACAGAATTTTTGCCTGTTTCTTCAACAGGACATATGATTATTGCTTCTTCTTTTTTCGGAATCGCACACGACGATTTCACTAAACTTTTTACCATTGTAATTCAGCTTGGTGCGATACTTTCGGTTGCAATCTTATACTTCAAACGTTTTTTTCAAACTTTTGATTTCTACTTTAAACTTTTAGTCGCTTTTATTCCTGCAGTTGTTTTAGGATTATTATTAAGTGATTTTATTGACGGTTTACTAGAAAATCCTGTTACAGTTGCTATTTCACTTCTAATTGGAGGTTTAATTTTATTGAAAGTAGACGAATGGTTTAATAAACCAAACGATCCAGAAGTTTCAACTGAAATTACCTATGCCAAAGCTTTAAAAATTGGTTTATTCCAATGTCTTGCTATGATTCCTGGAGTATCTCGAAGTGGTGCAAGTATTGTTGGAGGTATGGCGCAAAAACTGACTAGAACTTCTGCAGCAGAATTTTCATTTTTCTTAGCGGTTCCAACTATGTTGGGGGCAACTGCAAAAAAATGTTATGACTATTACAAAGCGGGTTTTGAACTGTCTCACGACCAAGTAAACATGTTGGTTATTGGTAATATTGTTGCTTTTATTGTAGCATTATTAGCAATTAAAACTTTCATCGGATTTTTGACTAAAAACGGATTTAAAGTTTTTGGCTACTACCGAATCATTGCAGGAATCATTTTATTATTGATTCACTTTTTCATTCATCCGCTTACTATTATATAA
- a CDS encoding DUF3098 domain-containing protein — MKNNNKEEQQVQKQEFLFDAINYKILLIGIAVIALGFILMSGGGSKDPNVFNEDIFSFRRIRLAPTTVLIGFGITIYSIFKKSK, encoded by the coding sequence ATGAAAAACAATAATAAAGAAGAACAACAAGTTCAAAAACAGGAATTCCTTTTTGACGCCATTAATTACAAAATCCTATTAATCGGAATTGCTGTAATTGCGCTAGGATTTATTTTAATGTCTGGTGGGGGAAGTAAAGATCCAAATGTTTTTAATGAAGACATTTTCAGCTTTAGACGTATTCGTTTAGCACCGACAACTGTTTTAATCGGTTTTGGAATCACGATTTATTCTATCTTCAAAAAATCTAAATAA
- a CDS encoding response regulator transcription factor produces MNTKLKCLLLDDEIPGLTYLKMLCEQIPELEIVKTFNNPEKLLSDIRELDFDLLISDIEMPGIDGLHLAEKLQDKLVIFCTAYKEYAAEAFNIDAVDYITKPVKLERLQKAITKAFERFEKSNSDKKFIQLNTDKGKTLLYFNTIQYIKTAASDSRDKTVLLTDGSFLNLKNVKFDTLLNELPDADFCRINKKEIVAVKAIKFFNHNEIVLHHLEETNKNTALILSETYRSDFLKKVKL; encoded by the coding sequence TTGAATACAAAACTGAAATGCTTGCTTCTGGACGATGAGATTCCAGGATTAACGTATCTTAAAATGCTTTGCGAACAAATTCCAGAATTGGAAATCGTGAAAACATTTAATAATCCTGAAAAACTTTTGTCTGATATTCGTGAGTTAGATTTTGATCTGCTGATTTCGGATATTGAAATGCCCGGAATTGACGGGTTGCATCTGGCAGAAAAACTGCAGGACAAATTGGTGATTTTTTGTACGGCCTATAAAGAGTATGCGGCTGAAGCGTTTAATATAGATGCTGTAGATTATATTACAAAACCTGTAAAATTAGAACGTTTGCAAAAAGCCATCACAAAGGCTTTTGAGCGTTTTGAGAAATCAAATTCTGATAAAAAGTTTATACAGCTCAACACTGATAAAGGAAAAACGTTATTGTATTTTAATACAATTCAATACATAAAAACGGCTGCGAGCGATAGTCGCGATAAAACGGTTCTGCTTACTGATGGCAGTTTTTTGAATTTAAAAAATGTAAAATTCGACACGCTATTAAACGAATTGCCCGATGCTGATTTCTGCCGAATCAATAAAAAAGAAATTGTAGCGGTGAAGGCAATAAAGTTTTTTAATCATAATGAAATTGTGCTTCATCATTTGGAAGAAACTAATAAAAATACAGCTTTAATTTTAAGTGAAACGTATCGTTCTGATTTTTTGAAAAAGGTAAAATTATAA
- a CDS encoding thioredoxin family protein, whose product MKSIVAKALFNSHSYAEYRKLVTDLLTEGKSTGNEQSESLTNYSKLNEARMNRLEKTITISDAIAEKLQHLDNHYIWLVLSEGWCGDAAQILPILNKMALASNKRIDLRIALRDENDDLMSHYLTNGGRAIPKVIVICKEAGIVRADWGPRPKGATELMEKHKREVGAIDEKIKTDLQLWYLADKGISVQEELVEIMENIKYNRL is encoded by the coding sequence ATGAAAAGCATCGTAGCCAAAGCATTGTTCAATAGTCATTCTTATGCTGAATACAGAAAATTAGTAACCGATTTATTGACCGAAGGAAAATCTACGGGTAATGAACAATCTGAAAGCCTTACCAATTATTCCAAATTGAATGAAGCCAGAATGAACAGGCTGGAAAAAACGATCACTATTTCAGATGCTATTGCAGAGAAACTTCAACACCTAGACAATCATTATATCTGGCTGGTGCTTTCAGAAGGTTGGTGTGGCGATGCGGCGCAGATTCTTCCAATTTTAAATAAAATGGCTTTGGCTTCTAATAAAAGAATCGATTTGAGAATTGCATTGCGCGATGAAAATGACGATTTAATGAGCCATTATTTAACCAATGGCGGAAGAGCAATTCCAAAAGTAATCGTGATTTGTAAAGAAGCAGGAATTGTACGTGCCGATTGGGGGCCAAGACCAAAAGGAGCAACCGAATTAATGGAAAAACATAAAAGAGAAGTTGGCGCTATCGACGAAAAAATAAAAACAGATCTTCAATTATGGTATTTAGCAGATAAAGGAATTTCTGTTCAAGAAGAATTGGTTGAAATCATGGAAAATATTAAGTATAATCGCCTTTAA
- the frr gene encoding ribosome recycling factor, whose protein sequence is MTEEIDFILESTEESMNGTIAHLEKEFLNIRAGKASPAMLGGVFVDYYGSSTPLSQVSKISVPDARTITLQPFEKNMLSVIEKAILVANIGFNPMNNGDVIIISVPPLTEERRRDLAKQAKAEAEDAKIGIRNSRKDANTDIKKLEKEGTSEDICKSAEEEVQNLTNAYIKKIDELLAAKEAEIMKV, encoded by the coding sequence ATGACTGAAGAAATAGACTTTATTTTAGAAAGTACTGAGGAATCAATGAATGGTACTATTGCACACTTAGAGAAAGAATTTCTTAATATTCGTGCAGGAAAAGCTTCTCCAGCTATGCTTGGAGGTGTTTTTGTAGATTATTATGGTTCTTCTACACCACTTTCTCAAGTATCTAAAATCAGCGTTCCAGATGCTAGAACAATTACATTACAGCCATTTGAAAAAAATATGCTTTCTGTTATTGAAAAAGCAATCTTAGTCGCTAACATTGGTTTTAACCCAATGAATAACGGAGACGTTATCATCATCAGTGTACCGCCTTTGACAGAAGAGCGTCGCCGTGATTTAGCAAAACAAGCAAAAGCTGAAGCTGAAGATGCTAAAATTGGTATCCGCAATTCTCGTAAAGATGCTAATACTGATATCAAAAAATTGGAAAAAGAAGGAACTTCAGAAGATATCTGCAAATCTGCAGAAGAAGAAGTTCAGAACTTAACAAATGCTTACATTAAAAAAATTGATGAGTTATTGGCTGCAAAAGAAGCTGAAATCATGAAAGTATAA
- the pyrH gene encoding UMP kinase yields MKYKRILLKLSGEALMGDLQYGIDPKRLGEYADEIKQIHDKGVEIAIVIGGGNIFRGVAGASSGMDRVQGDYMGMLATVINGMALQGALEDKGMKTRLQTALKMESIAEPYIKRRADRHLEKGRIVIFGAGTGNPYFTTDTAAVLRGIEINADVILKGTRVDGVYDSDPEKNASAVKFDFISFDDVIKKGLNVMDTTAFTLSQENKLPIVVFDMNKIGNLLKICEGENIGTVVNI; encoded by the coding sequence ATGAAATATAAAAGAATTCTTCTTAAACTTAGCGGCGAGGCCCTAATGGGTGATTTACAATACGGTATTGACCCGAAAAGATTAGGCGAATATGCAGATGAAATCAAGCAGATTCACGACAAAGGAGTAGAAATTGCTATTGTTATTGGAGGAGGAAATATTTTTAGAGGCGTTGCCGGGGCAAGCTCAGGAATGGACAGAGTGCAAGGAGATTATATGGGAATGCTTGCAACTGTTATTAACGGAATGGCTTTGCAAGGCGCACTTGAAGATAAAGGAATGAAAACTCGTTTGCAAACTGCTTTAAAAATGGAATCTATTGCAGAACCATATATCAAAAGAAGAGCTGACCGTCACCTTGAAAAAGGAAGAATTGTAATTTTTGGTGCTGGAACTGGAAATCCATATTTTACAACAGACACTGCTGCAGTTTTAAGAGGTATCGAAATTAATGCTGACGTTATTCTAAAAGGAACTCGCGTTGATGGTGTTTACGATTCTGATCCAGAAAAAAATGCTTCGGCAGTAAAATTTGATTTTATTTCGTTTGACGATGTGATCAAAAAAGGATTGAATGTAATGGATACCACTGCATTTACATTAAGCCAAGAAAACAAATTGCCAATCGTTGTTTTTGATATGAATAAAATCGGAAACCTTTTGAAAATCTGCGAAGGCGAAAACATCGGAACTGTAGTAAATATATAG
- a CDS encoding permease-like cell division protein FtsX, whose translation MSSNFDKFQKRRLISSYFSVVLSVFLVLFLLGVLGLFIINSKQLADDFKEKIAMTVFFKNEANDSIIKAFNTELKRAPFAKSFVYVSKEKAAKEHTDIIGEDFLTFLGENPLLNSYDIHLKADYVERDSIVKIESNFRKNAMVSDIVYDKQLVNLVNDNIRKVSMWILIISGFLTVIAVLLINSSLRLSIHSNRFIIKTMQMVGATKAFIRKPFVMRSVKLGMLGAGLAIIALIALLLYVDTNFPGLGILEDKILTGLVLVAVFGLGVLITWVSTHFATQRFLNLRTDDLY comes from the coding sequence ATGAGTTCTAACTTTGATAAATTTCAAAAACGCAGGTTAATTTCCTCTTATTTTTCGGTAGTATTAAGTGTATTCTTGGTTTTATTCCTATTGGGAGTACTAGGATTATTCATTATTAATTCTAAACAATTGGCAGACGATTTTAAAGAAAAAATCGCCATGACAGTTTTCTTCAAAAATGAAGCGAATGACAGTATTATCAAAGCATTTAATACCGAACTTAAAAGAGCACCTTTTGCTAAATCTTTTGTTTACGTAAGTAAAGAAAAAGCAGCAAAAGAACATACTGATATTATTGGAGAAGATTTCCTTACATTTTTGGGAGAAAATCCTTTATTGAATTCATACGACATTCACTTAAAAGCAGATTATGTAGAAAGAGACAGTATCGTTAAGATTGAAAGCAACTTTCGCAAAAATGCAATGGTTTCAGATATTGTTTACGACAAACAATTGGTAAATCTGGTAAATGACAATATCAGAAAAGTAAGTATGTGGATTTTGATTATCAGCGGTTTCTTGACAGTAATTGCGGTTTTATTAATCAATAGTTCACTACGTTTATCTATACATTCAAATCGTTTTATTATCAAAACCATGCAGATGGTTGGCGCTACAAAAGCATTTATCCGAAAACCTTTTGTAATGCGAAGCGTAAAACTGGGAATGCTTGGTGCTGGTTTAGCTATTATTGCTTTAATTGCACTTTTACTATATGTAGATACTAATTTCCCTGGTTTAGGAATTCTAGAAGACAAAATTTTAACTGGTTTGGTTTTGGTTGCTGTTTTCGGATTAGGAGTTCTAATTACTTGGGTAAGCACGCATTTTGCAACGCAACGTTTCTTGAATTTAAGAACTGACGATCTTTATTAA